In Armatimonadota bacterium, the following proteins share a genomic window:
- a CDS encoding rhodanese-like domain-containing protein, whose protein sequence is MAVPETSIHTVKRKLDSGEKVVLVDVREAEELENGALPGIVHIPMGDIMDRIGELDPSAETVIVCRTGNRSRKVAEYLARQGFSNVANLTEGMNGWAEVIGDGYRIY, encoded by the coding sequence ATGGCTGTTCCCGAAACATCGATCCATACCGTGAAGCGCAAATTGGACTCCGGGGAAAAGGTGGTCCTGGTGGACGTGCGCGAGGCCGAAGAGTTGGAGAACGGCGCATTGCCAGGCATCGTCCATATCCCGATGGGAGACATCATGGATCGGATCGGCGAGCTTGACCCATCGGCGGAAACCGTGATCGTCTGCCGCACGGGGAACCGCAGTCGGAAGGTTGCCGAATACCTGGCCCGCCAAGGATTTTCGAATGTGGCCAACCTCACCGAAGGCATGAACGGTTGGGCGGAAGTGATCGGCGACGGCTACCGGATCTATTGA